The following are from one region of the Candidatus Nezhaarchaeales archaeon genome:
- a CDS encoding MoaD/ThiS family protein, with protein sequence MKALIEFLGYASMKAGREWLWVAIEKGETLYDVFLRRLTSTLDAKTAESLKAAFLRGELRIAVNGRVVDRFDVELNDGDRILVFPMVAGG encoded by the coding sequence ATGAAGGCGCTGATCGAATTCCTCGGTTACGCTTCTATGAAGGCCGGGAGGGAATGGTTATGGGTGGCGATTGAGAAGGGGGAGACCCTTTACGACGTGTTCTTAAGGCGTTTAACTTCGACTTTAGACGCGAAAACTGCTGAATCCTTAAAGGCGGCGTTTTTGAGGGGGGAGCTTCGAATAGCCGTTAACGGTAGGGTGGTCGACCGCTTTGACGTAGAGCTTAATGATGGGGATAGGATCCTGGTTTTCCCGATGGTAGCTGGAGGCTAG